The following proteins are co-located in the Sulfurospirillum deleyianum DSM 6946 genome:
- a CDS encoding disulfide oxidoreductase: MPPSSPSKSIWITLFATWLVAMIATLGSLFFSEVMLFPPCVMCWYQRICMYPLALMLFIALLFNDNKVFLYAMPLVVAGLFFALYHNFLSWGIIPQSAAPCTQGVSCTSEYINWFGFISIQFLSLSAFVMLFILLLVLKRKEK, from the coding sequence ATGCCCCCTTCTTCACCCTCAAAATCCATATGGATAACGCTTTTTGCCACATGGCTTGTCGCTATGATAGCAACCCTAGGCAGTCTCTTCTTTAGCGAAGTGATGCTTTTTCCACCGTGTGTCATGTGTTGGTATCAACGCATTTGTATGTATCCTTTAGCGCTTATGCTCTTCATCGCTTTGCTCTTCAATGATAACAAAGTCTTTCTCTATGCGATGCCTTTAGTCGTTGCGGGACTCTTTTTTGCCCTTTACCATAACTTCCTCTCATGGGGCATTATTCCACAGAGTGCGGCTCCTTGCACACAAGGTGTTTCATGCACAAGCGAATACATTAACTGGTTTGGTTTTATCAGCATCCAATTTCTCTCTTTGAGTGCGTTTGTTATGCTTTTTATACTGCTACTTGTTTTAAAACGAAAGGAAAAATAA
- a CDS encoding DsbA family protein — MKKQWILLSTLALFIGLYIAGSYLYTSANHTIPNEQQSSLYRSHAFVVGKEDAPITIVEFFDPACVTCKNFYPFVKEFLKKHPKELKLMLRYAPFHQDSSIVVAMIEASRLQNRYLETLEVIYRYQDQWVSQHTPNIARIWSFLPEAGVDIERLKEDMKKPEIEAIIAQDMADVKTLGIKATPEFFVNGKPLVKFGYKELQTLIESEL, encoded by the coding sequence ATGAAAAAACAGTGGATTCTCTTAAGTACACTCGCTCTGTTTATTGGGCTTTATATTGCAGGAAGTTATCTTTATACTTCAGCAAATCATACCATCCCCAACGAGCAACAATCTTCACTCTATCGTAGTCATGCCTTCGTGGTTGGAAAAGAAGACGCACCTATTACCATTGTTGAGTTTTTTGACCCAGCATGCGTTACATGTAAAAACTTTTATCCCTTTGTCAAAGAGTTTCTCAAAAAACATCCCAAAGAGCTAAAACTGATGTTACGTTATGCGCCTTTTCATCAAGACTCCTCCATTGTTGTCGCCATGATAGAAGCCTCTCGTCTGCAAAACAGATACCTTGAAACCCTAGAAGTCATCTATCGGTATCAAGACCAATGGGTCAGCCAACACACACCTAACATTGCACGTATCTGGAGTTTCTTACCCGAAGCGGGAGTCGATATCGAAAGACTTAAAGAGGATATGAAAAAACCAGAAATTGAAGCCATCATTGCTCAAGATATGGCAGATGTAAAAACCTTAGGCATCAAAGCAACGCCTGAATTTTTTGTCAATGGCAAACCTCTGGTAAAATTTGGATATAAAGAGTTACAAACGCTTATTGAGTCTGAATTATAG
- a CDS encoding acyl-CoA thioesterase, with the protein MLSTPFEKHTLTMSVLMTPDKANLAGNVHGGDILKLLDQVAYACASRYCGHYVVTMSVDQVIFKHPVSVGSLLTFLASVNYTGKTSMEVGIKVISEDIQKGTTMHTNSCFFTMVAIGKDGKPTPVPELVPETPAQIKRFKAAKKRKEIRLHGCECHEEKPC; encoded by the coding sequence ATGCTTTCCACTCCGTTTGAAAAACACACGCTAACGATGTCAGTTTTAATGACACCCGATAAAGCCAATTTAGCAGGTAATGTACACGGGGGTGATATTTTAAAATTGCTGGATCAAGTAGCCTATGCGTGTGCTTCACGCTATTGTGGGCATTATGTTGTGACGATGTCCGTTGATCAGGTGATTTTTAAACATCCTGTTTCGGTAGGCTCACTGCTTACATTTTTAGCCAGTGTGAATTATACGGGCAAAACGTCGATGGAAGTGGGGATTAAAGTGATTTCTGAGGATATTCAAAAAGGAACAACGATGCATACTAACAGTTGTTTTTTTACGATGGTGGCGATTGGCAAAGATGGTAAACCGACACCCGTACCTGAGTTGGTTCCTGAAACACCTGCGCAAATTAAGCGGTTTAAGGCCGCAAAAAAACGCAAAGAGATTCGTCTTCACGGTTGCGAGTGCCACGAGGAAAAACCCTGTTAG
- a CDS encoding ATP-binding protein, which yields MKHYLFKNIKMILLFSIGFFILIIANYWMNLSILKSTIYDLQIQSMKDVSNHLNEWLETKMSSLYLARDFVSKLHPDENEKRIHEILTNSSKLAGFATLFMQDAYSPTLLPLEQGSLCHAPNTFFYHEKTLLDNTLTLHFNSCHKAMSLVMCTPLYMRNTPTRMLCGTLPLEYIQAEMESISLPYDGKAFLINQNKRILVHSDTNNFFKLFPCELDKNSCHLVETSKCLEKYIFSYAPIKLLDGYLITQLDKKKVYEKVDMQLFINIFIYTVSLLLFILLNLLYNTLVYKNVEQLSSAKALIQNFIDHNEKGILIADANQNITYYNQRFLELLRVSNFESKTNYLSTQHPLYQNLPPWVQSCMEKMIQATIQKQKTWKNAFSFSYNNELLHFFCIMSPLKDGEGTYKGIIVILDDVTEKTKEKQQKKEQEDILFQQAKMADLGQMIGAISHQWRQPLNAISILLGNLLQFKSMKCLSDAIFEENLQRAISNTHYLSTTIDTFKNFYLPEQKIQTFDLKIALDETLFIIEPHFKNSSIFIDVITKKETYPCQTYKNELQQIIANLLFNAKEALLESTTKKEFTIKIILEETETEYRIKVEDNGPGIHTSMRTLLFKPFKSTKGSKGTGNGLYLSQLIATQKLAGTLSLLSYQNPTTFLLSFPKYQGAI from the coding sequence ATGAAACACTATTTATTCAAAAACATCAAAATGATTCTACTCTTTAGCATAGGTTTCTTTATCCTTATTATTGCTAATTATTGGATGAATCTCTCTATCTTAAAAAGTACCATTTATGATTTGCAAATTCAATCCATGAAAGATGTTTCAAATCATTTAAATGAATGGTTAGAGACCAAAATGAGCTCGCTTTATCTTGCAAGAGATTTTGTGAGTAAGCTTCATCCAGATGAGAACGAAAAGCGTATTCACGAAATTTTAACCAATAGTTCTAAACTTGCTGGTTTTGCGACTCTCTTTATGCAAGATGCTTATTCGCCTACCCTTCTTCCCCTCGAACAAGGTTCTCTCTGCCACGCTCCAAACACTTTTTTTTATCATGAAAAAACCCTGCTTGACAATACACTAACCCTACATTTTAATTCCTGTCATAAAGCAATGAGTCTTGTTATGTGTACGCCCCTTTACATGCGTAACACTCCCACACGAATGTTGTGTGGGACACTTCCTTTAGAATACATTCAAGCAGAAATGGAAAGTATTTCGCTCCCTTATGATGGTAAGGCTTTTTTAATTAACCAAAATAAGCGTATTTTAGTCCACAGTGATACAAACAATTTTTTCAAACTCTTTCCTTGTGAATTAGATAAAAACTCTTGCCACCTTGTAGAAACAAGCAAATGTTTAGAAAAATATATCTTTTCCTACGCTCCTATCAAACTCTTAGATGGCTATCTCATAACCCAACTGGACAAAAAAAAAGTGTATGAAAAAGTGGATATGCAACTTTTCATCAATATCTTCATTTACACCGTAAGCCTACTCTTATTTATACTCTTAAATCTTTTATACAATACCTTAGTCTATAAAAATGTTGAACAATTATCTTCTGCAAAAGCATTGATTCAAAATTTTATTGATCATAATGAAAAAGGGATTTTAATTGCCGATGCAAACCAAAACATCACCTACTACAATCAACGATTTTTAGAACTGCTTAGAGTCTCAAACTTCGAATCAAAAACGAATTATTTATCAACCCAACATCCGCTTTATCAGAACTTACCTCCATGGGTTCAATCGTGTATGGAAAAAATGATACAAGCAACCATCCAAAAACAAAAAACATGGAAAAATGCTTTTTCATTCTCTTACAATAACGAACTCCTCCATTTTTTCTGCATCATGTCTCCCCTTAAAGATGGGGAAGGAACCTACAAAGGAATTATCGTTATTTTAGATGATGTTACCGAAAAGACGAAAGAAAAACAGCAAAAAAAAGAGCAAGAAGATATTCTTTTTCAACAAGCAAAAATGGCCGACCTTGGACAAATGATAGGTGCTATATCGCACCAGTGGAGACAGCCTCTAAATGCTATTTCTATTTTGCTGGGAAATTTATTGCAGTTTAAGAGCATGAAGTGTTTAAGCGATGCTATTTTTGAGGAGAATCTTCAACGAGCTATATCCAATACACACTATCTCTCAACCACCATTGATACCTTTAAGAATTTCTATTTGCCTGAACAAAAAATACAAACTTTTGATTTAAAAATTGCCCTCGACGAGACGCTTTTCATTATAGAACCTCATTTCAAAAACAGTTCTATTTTCATTGATGTCATCACAAAAAAAGAAACCTACCCGTGTCAAACCTATAAAAATGAATTACAACAAATCATCGCAAATCTCTTATTTAATGCCAAAGAAGCTTTACTTGAGAGCACAACCAAAAAAGAGTTCACCATAAAGATAATTCTTGAAGAGACAGAAACAGAGTATCGCATCAAAGTAGAAGATAATGGACCTGGAATTCATACGAGTATGCGAACCTTGTTATTCAAACCTTTCAAATCCACCAAAGGTTCTAAAGGAACAGGGAATGGTCTATACTTATCCCAATTAATCGCCACACAAAAATTAGCAGGAACCCTCTCTTTGCTCTCTTATCAAAATCCAACAACATTTCTACTTTCATTTCCAAAATACCAAGGAGCCATTTAA
- a CDS encoding response regulator transcription factor: MLDLSILKKLSNLNVLIVEDDEMTSYALKQSLILHCHHVDVANNGMLGFEMFEKNRHDVVIADINLPEMNGLEMVAAMHSIAPHLPVIIMTSYDNSENIAESIHQRAYSYLRKPIQINDLQTTLLMATKDICIHCVSLHNNYTYDIEHKLLKNVGKTITLTKSERELLHLLVLNINQTIDYLTIENYVWKEKSMSIQSLRMCIKKIRNKTYPEIIENVSGYGYRVISS; the protein is encoded by the coding sequence ATGCTTGACCTTAGCATACTCAAAAAACTATCTAATCTTAATGTACTGATTGTCGAAGATGATGAAATGACATCTTATGCATTAAAACAATCTTTAATTTTGCATTGTCATCATGTTGATGTCGCCAATAATGGCATGCTAGGATTTGAAATGTTTGAAAAAAATCGCCATGATGTTGTCATTGCAGATATTAATCTTCCTGAAATGAATGGCTTAGAAATGGTTGCCGCTATGCATAGCATTGCACCCCATTTACCTGTGATTATCATGACCTCGTATGATAATTCAGAAAATATCGCTGAGAGTATCCACCAACGAGCTTATAGCTATCTGCGAAAGCCCATCCAAATTAATGACTTACAAACTACCCTTCTCATGGCGACCAAAGACATTTGTATCCATTGCGTTTCTTTACACAACAACTACACATACGATATAGAACATAAACTGTTGAAAAATGTTGGAAAAACGATTACTTTGACAAAATCTGAAAGAGAGTTATTGCATCTTTTAGTACTCAATATCAATCAAACCATTGATTATTTAACGATTGAAAATTATGTATGGAAAGAAAAAAGCATGAGTATTCAATCCTTACGTATGTGCATCAAAAAAATTCGCAATAAGACTTATCCTGAGATTATCGAAAATGTTTCAGGATATGGCTACCGTGTTATTTCTTCTTAA